One Fusobacterium ulcerans DNA segment encodes these proteins:
- a CDS encoding ATP-binding protein, producing the protein MKKCEYCGKEYVKNESDYLKNLSETFRKNLEYLPTCDCLEKKKERELEELERKRTRENIEKKMQKCKDISVIDKKFQNSRFENADIKCEQMQLAQQYVKSFMKKEKQEGLLFYGGVGTGKTFTTACIANYLMERGKTVLVMNLGLYLNKLTIEWGAAERDILEQVEKCDLLVIDDFGGEKGLDKNQTGWRGEKIYNLIDARYRSEKPLIISTNLNFSKDEEKCEISEKFSSHGQNRIRDRIIDMCFPVQVTGKSKRGMTKQKFFEFMY; encoded by the coding sequence ATGAAGAAGTGTGAATACTGCGGAAAAGAATATGTGAAGAATGAGAGTGATTATCTTAAAAACCTTTCTGAAACTTTTAGAAAAAATTTAGAGTATCTTCCAACATGCGACTGTCTGGAAAAGAAAAAAGAAAGAGAACTGGAAGAGTTGGAAAGAAAAAGAACCAGAGAAAATATAGAGAAAAAAATGCAGAAATGCAAGGATATCTCTGTAATAGACAAGAAATTTCAAAACAGCAGATTTGAAAATGCTGATATAAAGTGCGAACAAATGCAGCTGGCACAGCAGTATGTAAAAAGCTTTATGAAAAAAGAGAAGCAGGAAGGACTGCTGTTCTATGGAGGGGTGGGAACAGGAAAGACTTTCACCACTGCCTGTATAGCAAATTACCTCATGGAGAGAGGAAAGACAGTACTGGTAATGAATCTGGGGCTATATCTCAATAAGCTCACAATAGAGTGGGGAGCAGCTGAAAGAGACATTCTGGAACAGGTGGAAAAATGCGATCTTCTGGTGATAGATGATTTTGGTGGAGAAAAGGGACTGGACAAGAATCAAACTGGATGGAGAGGAGAGAAGATATATAATCTCATAGACGCAAGATACAGAAGTGAAAAACCTTTGATAATATCTACAAATTTGAATTTCAGCAAAGATGAGGAAAAGTGCGAGATAAGCGAGAAGTTTTCAAGTCATGGACAGAACAGAATAAGAGACAGGATAATTGACATGTGCTTTCCTGTACAGGTAACAGGGAAGAGCAAAAGAGGGATGACAAAGCAGAAGTTTTTTGAATTTATGTATTAA
- a CDS encoding aminotransferase class V-fold PLP-dependent enzyme — MEMITIDKKIYYFDNSATSFPKPESVYKCVEKAVRLYGANPGRGGHRMAVEASQAIYETREKVASLFNIKNPLQIAFTYNSTYALNFAVKGAVPKDSHIITTSLEHNSVLRPVFYEKDENNAHVSIIEPSEDGNIHSEDIIAAMKPETKAVVLTHMSNVTGAIIDLLPITTEARKRNILTIVDVSQSAGFLDIDVEEMKIDILCFTGHKSLFGIQGTGGIYIREGIPFSPIIEGGTGSFSKMKRQPHSMPEALEAGTLNTPGIVSLGAGIDFINSIGLENIRKHEYSLTEKFIEGIKNIEEIIIYGPEKRGPVVTLNIKGVDSGDLAAYLDEEYSILTRAGIHCAPLAHESMHSGENGGVRFSFGYFNTEEDITYAINTLKNIVSDFKNI; from the coding sequence ATGGAGATGATTACTATAGATAAAAAAATTTATTATTTTGATAACTCTGCAACCTCTTTTCCAAAACCTGAATCTGTATATAAATGTGTTGAAAAAGCAGTCAGATTATATGGAGCAAATCCCGGAAGAGGAGGACATAGAATGGCAGTAGAAGCTTCCCAAGCCATTTATGAAACAAGAGAAAAAGTTGCTTCTCTTTTTAACATCAAGAATCCCCTTCAGATAGCTTTCACTTATAATTCAACATATGCTTTGAATTTTGCTGTAAAAGGTGCTGTTCCAAAAGATTCTCATATAATTACTACTTCTCTTGAACACAATTCTGTTTTAAGACCTGTTTTTTATGAAAAAGATGAGAATAATGCCCATGTTTCCATTATCGAGCCTTCTGAAGACGGCAATATCCATTCTGAAGATATTATAGCTGCTATGAAGCCAGAGACAAAAGCAGTTGTCCTCACACATATGTCTAATGTTACTGGAGCAATAATTGATCTGCTGCCTATTACTACAGAAGCCAGAAAAAGAAATATCCTCACAATAGTAGATGTATCACAAAGTGCTGGTTTCTTAGATATAGATGTTGAAGAGATGAAAATAGATATACTTTGCTTCACTGGACATAAATCTTTATTTGGAATACAGGGAACTGGAGGAATATACATCAGAGAGGGAATTCCCTTTTCTCCTATAATTGAAGGTGGTACTGGAAGTTTCTCAAAAATGAAAAGACAGCCTCATTCTATGCCGGAAGCTTTAGAAGCAGGAACTTTAAATACTCCTGGAATTGTAAGCCTTGGAGCTGGAATAGATTTTATAAATTCCATTGGTTTGGAAAATATAAGAAAGCATGAATACAGCCTTACTGAAAAATTTATAGAAGGCATCAAAAATATAGAAGAGATAATAATTTATGGTCCGGAAAAAAGAGGTCCAGTAGTTACACTAAATATAAAAGGAGTAGATTCCGGGGACCTTGCTGCCTATCTAGATGAAGAATACAGCATACTTACTAGAGCTGGGATTCACTGCGCCCCTTTAGCTCATGAGTCTATGCACTCTGGTGAAAATGGGGGAGTCAGGTTCTCTTTTGGGTATTTTAACACAGAGGAAGATATTACCTACGCTATTAATACTCTTAAAAATATCGTTTCAGATTTTAAGAATATTTAA